Within the Bombus vancouverensis nearcticus chromosome 10, iyBomVanc1_principal, whole genome shotgun sequence genome, the region ACACCAGCCATCAAGTCGTTGAACCATTCCAGCTATTTGCGTACGATCTAATACGCGAGGCTGTACCCATGTCATGTTTACTGTTCCTGCCACTTGATCAATAGCACCACGAACTAAACCTTGAGCTAGAGCTTTCATTACTAATAATTCTACTTCACCAAGAGGCAAACGAGTTTCTTGAGAAATTTCCGCAAATGTTAATTGCCTATGACAAGAAAAGTTTATTTAATACAGATTGTTTTACATTATCTGGTTCCTTAGTACTTTTACAATAAGCAATATACAAACCTATTATTAGCTTGCCTTTTGAAAGTCATTTCCATGAGGCATAAAAGAGATATTTTTTGTCTCAGCTTTAACTCCTGTGCAGCTAAATCAGCAACTTTGCTCCATTGTGGCTTTAATTTTTCAAGTGCAACAATGTCACCAGCATTGAAAGCTTGTAATAAATCAACTAACCAAGAGTTTGGAGTACCTTTCAAGGATTGTAAAACTGGATGAGCTAACAATTCTCCAAGATTATAGACTCCTTCACCTAAAAGTGCAGCCAATCCAAGGAAAAATGCATGCTGCTCCTGTTCTTGTCTACTTAGATTATTTAAATCAATACAACCCAAGTATCTGGAATATGAAAATAAGTTCAAATAACATGTATGGATTACTTTTGTCATAATGAAAATGACCATTGCTCCAGATTATAAGTATAATAGTACCTTAAAGCAGTACGATAATATTCAGCATGTTTCCCTTGAAGACGATAAAGGCGACTCGCTAATAAATAAAATCTACCATGAACTGTTGTAACACCATCAGCATTATCCAATATAGCCTCTACTTCCTCTATAATTTGTTTTGCTTGTTCTTGATTATTTAACTTTTCAAGCAAGATCTGTCCTGTGAGAACTTTACACAAAGCAACTGCCTCATTATTGCTTTTAACTTTAGATTCTGTTTTTTCCAAGAATTTAATTGCTTCTTGTTTATCTTGAAACTGTTGTATTACATATGCTAATATCTCTACCAATGATAAAGGATTTATCCTAAATAAAAATAGGAGAATAGTATTACAACACAATGATAATCTGAATTACTATGTAAGTGGAATAAGTAAggttatgaattaatatttcgaaaaaaatacgtatataatataCTTACTTGTTttcaaaagtagataaaaagtTTATGTATAACTGTACTAATTTATCTCCCTTCTGAAGCGCTGGATTTTTAACAAATGTTTCTAATTTAAGTGTCAATTGATGCCAAAGCCTGCAAGTCACCGGACGATGAAATTTAGGTAAACATTTTTCTATTGAAACATGCATGTAATgcagaatattttacaaaatataccTTTTATTGTATAATTCTTCGAGTTGCGCCCATTCTGTAGCCAATTCTTTGTCTGCAACATTTTGATTTTGACTTAAATATGTATTAACATCTTTTGGTGCCACGGATACCGCCATCTTTAACAACAATGACTAAAGCCGAATCAGTATAATGAATGAGGTTGTTCGTTGTTCAGCACTCATTCTgagaaagaataatataatattttatacaatattttattaaaactgtatgcattttattttatgatacttaaaaatatataataagatttttcattgaaaaacatttataatttgttacaataaacatggaattaaaataaatacgacacatgaatataaatttattatttttatgaaagaCGTAAAGTAGTTAAAATGCTGTATGTTTTGTTAAAAATtcgaatttatataattttactatTCTTTAGTTCACAGtggcaaaatataaaatttatgttgtaattatttatttgagTTCTTGTGAAGTAtacttatattatttataattgtatacaaataattaaatcatttttaCGTTGAATGATTagacttttaatttataatacgcaCCAGTACTGCATACTAAACTGTATTGAAAGTTTATGCAGCAGCAGCAATGCAATACAACCTTTAAGCTTATAATTTATTCAAACCAAATGTGaaaaattattggaaaattGATGAAATATAGTATCCAATGAAAATAATTAGTATTAAAGTAATTCAAATCACagcgaaatattaatttttttaaatacagattcattgatttatttgatACATAACATTCGATATAGAGTTCAAGAATCGTAACTATGGTTATCATACTTGTGTGATGTGAATTAAAACGAAGAGTGacatattatgtatgtattatagCATCAATATTGTGAATGTAAATATGCGACAGATAGCTATGCAGAAGTATCTGCATGGCAAGTtatctttaaaaaattatttgtcaaCGGAATTATGATTCACAATTCATGTtgacataaaaaaaaaacatacttTTGTGTTGTTAGTTTTATAGTTTCAAGATAGTTAGAGTCGAATAAACTTACATATGTAGCTTATGAAAATAGTGGTTGATATAAttacatacaaatatataaatattcaacaTGTTGAGTATGAAGAAGATTTTAACCGTATTTGCTCTGTTATTATCATTTGATCTTCATCAAGTTATTCCTTTTCAAACTCTATCATTTTCTCCTATTGTTATTGTGGCAGAATATAAGAAAGAATATCAATATGTCATAAACACTACTGTTGAGTATGTGTTTTTATATCCTGTTAATAATGTAagtatgaataattttatatatgtaagtTAATGTCATGATATTTTACCATAGTTTTCATGTATTATTTACTTGTAGGTAACTGCAAGAATAGTAGTTGAAAGTAATGCTACTACCGATCTACCTCTTATAGTGGTTGTTCGTCAAAAAAGAGAAATCCTATCATGGCAAATCCCCCTTGTAGTTCAAAGCGCATATTTTGATGATTTAGCATATAATAAAACAAGTCAAACTTTGTGTTCAACTAATTATAATCAAAGTAGActagaagaggaagaagaatttATTACTGTTAGTTTGTCCACTGCtaattatcaaaatatttcatttaaactTAACATGACAAAACAGTACGATTTTTATATAAGGTATGTAATTATGTTTAGATCGttattgtaataaaaaagaaaaattagtaATTGTTTCATGTTTCCATTCTATGTCAGTCCTGGAGAAGAAAGAGTAGTAGAAATTTCACCATCCCAACCTATTTATTATGGTTATACTTTCCCAAGGCAAGCGGAAAGTTCTTCTGTGATCATTCGTGTTAGTTCCGATAGTGATATTTGTATGACAGTTTCAATACAGAATACAACAGTAAGTATAagtttttataatttgtaaaatcgtattattattagttcATATCTTCTTTTTTAGTGTCCTGTGTTTGATTTAGAGAGGAATATTCAATTTTCTGGTTATTGGCAAACTGTAAATCGACAAGGCGGTATAACTGTGCcagtaaatatatttttgactataatatattttttaaatataccttTTATGATAGATAACGAAATAAGATGTCTAATCTAATATCTTTTAGAAACAAGAATATCCATTGGGCTTTTTTGTGGTACTTGTAGTAAAAGGTGATGATACCGATTGTTATGGAGCTCCTAGTATGATTCCTGTACGGAATAAACGCATTAATTTAGCAATAAATGCTAGTATTACCAAACGAGATTATGTTATTGCTTCAGGAGTagtagtatttattatttttagtttCTGTATAGCCTATGTTGTAAGCATTGTGATATCAAAaattagaagggaaagaaaaattaaacaagAGATATTACATCAAGAATCAGAGCAAATTCGTGAACCTATACCAAGCCCATCAACGGTAGAAGAGGTATCGCGATATactaattaagaaataaaagaaatttttctcaTCACTTACATTAATTATGTTACAGTCTATTCCACACCCATCAATATCCATAGAAGATGATTCTTCACTGGATGAAGATGATATCGACTTAATGGAAGATGCTTTTTgtgataaagaaataatacgaaCAAAACTTGTGCTTTCCGTTTGCGATTTGGCTCGTAAAGATCCAAAGATTCTTAGACATAAATCtcgattatatttatattatttgataACAGTTGctattttttatactttaccTGCGGTACAGCTGTTAATTACGTACCAACATGTACTACATGTTACTGGCAATCAAGATATGtgttattacaattttttatgtgCTCATCCATTTTTATCACTATCAGATCTCAATCATGTATTTTCAAATATCGGATACATCATGTTGggttttctatttatatttttaacatcTTCTCGAGAACATGATGAatttgaaagagaaaaaaataaatgttatggTATACCACAACATTATGGATTATTTTATGCAATGGGCACTGCGCTCATTATGGAAGGAATACTCTCAGGAAGTTATCACGTGTGTCCAAATCGAAGTAACTTTCAATTCGGTAagacaaaaattaaattttataaatttttttatagtattaatgacaaatattatattatctatTTAGATACGAGTTTTATGTACATCATAACAGTGCTATGTATGATCAAGATTTATCACAATCGTCATCCTGATATAAATGCCCGAGCATcagttacatttgcaatgttaGCATTCATCATCTTCATAGGATTGTTGGGAGTCTTATATGGTTCAATATACTTTTGGGTTCTGTTTACTATCGTACATTTGCTCACTTGCCTTTATATGACTATTCAAATTTACTACATGGGGCGATGGAAAGTTAGAACGTTATTGATAAGAGTAATACAGGTAATTTTAGGCATTTGGTATTTGAatctaatatttttcattttacctTGATTCAGTTACTTCTACTAGGCACAGTTTATcattgattttataattttctagaTTAGTAAACATGATGCCCGTTCTGGAATTAGATATTTCTTTCGACCTTTATATATGGGAcgttttattatacttattgtAGGAAATTTGTGGAACGTTGCTCTCGCAGTACTTGGGAATATGCACAGCGAGAAAAATTTCGCAACGTTTCTGTTGGCTGTATTAATgtctaatttaattttatatacttttttttatattgttatGAAGGTATGTACATATACACGAATAATTATACTTATGTAGTTTGTCTACATATTATGAATTAATTTACTTTGTGATATTTCAGGTTTGTCACAAAGAACGAATTCTACTTCAACCAGCGATTTATATTGTGTTATCAATCGCGTTTTGGGGCGCcgctttatatttttttatacacaATTCTATCTCGTGGGAGCTAACCCCAGCACAATCGCGCAATTATAATAAACCCTGCATACTCCTAAACTTTTTTGATAGTCATGACATTTGGCATTTTTTGTCTGCTTTAGCAATGTTTTTTTCATTTATGGTATTGCTTACTCTAGATGATGATCTAATTGATGTGCATCGAAGTCAGATTTCAGTCTTTTAAGGACAATGACACGAACGAAGAGAGTATCGAGAATTTTTATGTCTCAAACGATATGACTGCAtgtaatatatgtacatttgaACTTGgtatcaatgaattaaaaatagtataaaatatatatatgtataattatttagCAACTATTTTGTATTAAATGTCTTATTTCTGTTAAACATTCAGGttcataaaattttttattatctacCTCTTTATTCGCATTAAATTGTTCCTAAAGATcaaagaattttttatatttcgtatCACACACGATTGGAAAAATAGTACTTCGTACTTTAAAAATTATCCATCGatctgttttccttttttcgACGGAAATGGGAAATATCGATGTACACATTAGTCATTCGGTAAAAGTAAACGCAACGAACAAacttttttctaaaaaaaaatacacatacatacatgcatatacatataaataaataaacacatatatattacttatttatttatttatatatatgtatgtacgtatatgtgcaatataatttctatattcatGAATACACTCATTATAAACAAAGGGCACGTTTTGCCATGGTTTAGGAGACGGCAGTGATACTGTCTGACACTCGATAGCATCACCATTGAACTTGAATAAGACACGAGTTCGATTACTTTCTATCATCAAGTAACGCTATCGATAGAAACAATTATTAACTTTCCAAAAATTATACTACTCCCGTACAATTTGCTATTAACAAGAATAACGAGTATCTGTACAATTAATTCTAAGATGTAGAACTACATACACCAGGTACGCAGATAGACAAGAGATTTTtcttaatttagaaaaacattAGGACGAAGCACTTGAATCATTGTGGTGTTCCTGTGTGGTCGTTTCTATCTGTAATAAAGTTCTTTGCAATTCTGCACGTTCTGCTGGTTGTAATCTGTGCGCAATTTCTAAAATTGCATTTAATCTCACTTCTGGACAAGTTTCAAGGGCCTCTTTGACTCGAGAAACGATTGCGTCTTGTCTTACACAAGTGATGTTACGGGAAACAACACTATTTTCATCTTGACGTTGATTCTCCAACCAATTCGTTGCAGCTTCATCTTGATCCCACAGATAAGATTCTGTAGCACCTTTGTCTTCTATAAACCATCTACGCAACATTGCACCGACTTGTCTAACGTCCAAAGTGTGTTGGGTTGATAGAATTTCCTTCTTTATTTCATCCTCCAAAAGTCTTCTTCTAAGTCGCCAATAAAGCAGTCTGCGTGCTTTTTTCCATGGAATAATATCATGAATGGTATTTTTCTCAAACATTCTCTCTGGTGTATCATGAAGATCCGCGAAGTGAACTGCTACTTGCCGATACATAGGTTCTAAAAGTTGCTCTCTCTTACGAATTTGGCTTTCAATGTCTGTTCGTTCTTCAGCTGAATTTGCATTGGCTAGATTTTCCTAAAACAATGATTGATATCATAATGTGTCCCACACACGACctatttataaaatgtaaaagattATAAGGAAACAAAATTAGTTTCTTACTTTAAGCTTCTGTATTACTGAATCAACCCTATGCATAGCTTTAATTATGTCTTTAGCTCTAAACTTGATTTCTACTATTCCACCAGGTTCTAAAACTCCACCTCTGCTTGTATTGTCAGCAAACATTTCCATGTAGCGAGGATTTATCGTTGGATCAACGACAGCCCAAGCACCACCTCTTAGTTCTCCATTTGGTggaatatatacaaatattggtTTGGTATATTCTCGTAAGCCATCCACAATATAAGCACCGAATTTGATAATTTGCTCGTACATGTCTAGAAAAGATATAACGTTAGTAATTCATTCGATAGGtaagaatgaaattttagtaattattaaaaatcaataaaaaccTTTCATTCCACCAGAAAATCCTCTCCAATTAGCAAAAATAAAAAGTGGAAGCTCTTCTTTTCCAAAGTCTTTGATAGCTTGAGCAGTTTTGTATGCACTGTCAGGGAACCATACTTGTCCTGCCTGAGATATCGTTTTAGCTTCTGAATCGAGATTAGCAGGATCAGCAGGTAAGTGCAACTCAACGGTTCTTGTTTCTACTGCAATAACACCGCAAGGTATTCCGCCTAATCTTGCTCGTCCAGTTACTACAGTTTGAGCCCAAGGCCTCATGATTTCCTGTAAGTAATATTAATAGTATAGAAATGTTCGAGTCATTTTATTAAACTAAATTAACATGtaatattaatctaaaataaaatatacctgCCAAGAGCCACGATCGAAGAATCCACTTTCCCAATAATTTGTACCATTTTGTATTCTACCTTCGAGCATGAATCTTGGGTCATATGCTGCTTTTGTAGGAACATACATGATTTCTCTGTCGACTGGATCAGGAAATGGTGCTGATAATATAGGAAGGGGTGCACCCTTAAATTTGGGACAATAGCTTAACCATCTTAAAGCAGTAGCAACACCCTCTAGGTCCCTTACGTTTGTTGCATGTGATACCCCATTATTATGCATAATTTGTATACCACCTAACTGATTATTACTAGCGTATACTTCACGGCCTAACACAGTATTCAATGCTTTGTAACCAGTTAAAATGATGTGAGAATTTTCTATTTGGATGACCCTTTGTCCAAGACGTACTAGGTAAGCACCAATACCAATCGCTCTACAAGATACAATGGAAATCGTAACGATTTCGTCATAGGCTTTCGATGTTTCTCCGGCAATCATACCAgcgtattttaaattttctacaccAAGACCATCATCTTTACCAATAATATCGGTAATCTTGTAACGAGATTCTCCTTTATCTTCGATCAACGAAGTTTTCACTGAATTAAGCGGTGCTAAACGCGCGTAATCATCTggtgttaaatatatatatctaaatCCTTTCTCCGGTTCATCCTCATCCTCCCAAGCAATTCTGAACAACGCTTTCACTTCCTCTGCTAGACCAATGCGAGCGCCAGAATTTGCAGAGAAATATATTCGAGGAATTCCAAGCTGTCTAGCTCTTTCAGACGCTCTGCAGAACACTAAGTCTTCCTTCGGACCAAAAGAACCAATCAAATGTGTCAAATCATTTGCTATCAGTATAATGTCTCGACCAGATACTGGATATTCTGGTGTATAAAGTCTTAATCTCCAAGCAACCATACCAACGTTATTCTCACCAGGGAGTCGTTTTTGTTCCACTAAATTGTCACCCTCTAATACTAATTCCACACAATCCATCACAGGATTTGGAATAGTTATATTGCATTGTGGCCTTTCTTCTATGTGTTTAATCCACATTTTTTCGGTTTGTTGTCTAAACATGTCTGGTAAATCATATACATACGTTGTGCCAGAACTTTGTGCTTGGAACCGTTTTGCTTGAAGATAATCTTTGGTTAGATATGGCGTAGAAATTGGAAGACCATGCATAGGTCCTGGTCTCCAGGTACCATTTGCCGTCGAAGAAGGATAAGATTCGAAACGAATGATACCAGTCTTTGGATCGGTTGCCTCCATATAAAGATGCAAATCTATGCTATATCCGCTATCGTTGGCAATgcacaaacgtaaaatagacgTTGGCTTCCCTGGTGCTGGCCGAATCGTCATTTTAATCTCAGCCTGACGTACTCGTAATTTCCATAATCTCGGGCCATACCTCAGTACCATACTGGTCACGCTTTCTTCTATTCTTACTGGATCCATAATAACTGTGGGTACGAAATTTAGGAAGATATGATTGCATTCCGTACGCTTAGCAAGCGGATGCGAGAACGCGACTTCTAATTCATCCATAGCCTCTAATAGTACACGTTCACCTTCGTTGTGAAGATAATCGAAACTAGCCTCCTTCGTGATAAGATCAGAGTGTCTTATAATGGAACGAATGAAGAAACGATAATCCGTGACTTGTTGTCCTTTGGCAACCTTAGCCCGGCCAAGGTAGAGATGCATTTTTTGATTCGAGGTTGGCAGAGCTTCAAGATCGTAAGTTCTCATTCTGTTTAATTCCAATTGGAAAGCACAACCAGGCTCGAGATGCCGATAAATTTTATCTTCAACAAAACCATCTCTTTGACGGTATGTAAAGAATTTTGGGAATTGTCTTTTCtttaaaacagtgaaagtgatCCTTCGTATGTCTCGTGAGATTAATTCCTCTTTGTTCGCGGCGCACCAATCTCCAAAGAGTTTCGCCATCGTAACAtcatcgtgattttctttctcttGGACGGCAATGCTCAAAATATGTACCGGTTCTGCAGATCGTTCACCCATTTCCGCTGTACCAGTATTTTCCGCAGTGCTTAAAGATACGTTTATGGACGTGCTGTGTCTCGATTCGCTTGCAGCTGCGTCTACTGCCTCTGCTAAAACTTTGGCTGAAGTTGAGGTAATCGAAGACAGATCCTCTAGGAGGTCGAAAACTTCGTCGGAATATCGGGTGAATTGATCCATGTCTTGGAAAGCTGCCATAGCCCCGACTCTGTGATTAACCGAAGATTGGTTTTGTATGTTAGGATGATTGTTAGGCAGCAAAAATTGGAAATGTACAAGCGGTACTTCACCAGACAATTCCAGATGTTGCACGCAAGTCAACTCATAACTAATATAAGATCTGCGAACATAAACCTCCAAAGCAGCATTGCAAACTGTACGATTGGAATGGTAGAAGAAGtcatgtaaaatatcgaaaatagatGTTTCGGAAAGGATAAGTTTCTCTAAGTTTTCTGGATGGAAATCATGGCCGTACATGTCTACCGCTGACAAGAATATAGATTCCATTTGGTTGTGTCTTAACTCGTAAGCAGGTTGGTGAGCAGCGATTAGAATTTGTCTCGCACGTAACGCGACACGACTATGCTCTGTACGATTCAGGCTCGTTAGTTCCGTCAGCGTGCTCGATAACTCGTCCGTAAGACCAGGTTCATTCGCCCAGAGATGATCTATGAGCATAGTTACCAAAACGTTCTTCTTCGTGACTTGGTTATGGCTGAAAATCATAGCTGTTATTGTTGCTACATCATCTTTGTACTCATCGATTAAAGCAGAAACACATTTATCGTAATGTCCTTGTTGGAACTGGCTTTCAACGGTGTAATATTGTCGAAGTAGTTCGTGAACAGCGGTCTTCATTCTTCCACGTATTCCGTTCCTATATCTTTGTACCAGTTGCACTATAGCTTCGGTAGTTAAGAAGAAGACGTCGCGTTCAGATCGCTTGGAAAGACTTGCTGCATGTCCATCGATCACAGCAGCAATTTGTTGACTAGGAAATTGAGCTAAAACAGAAGTTATGTTTCTTTCGTACAGCGACATCAATTTCCTGATTTTTTTCTCTACGGAAATCGGAATTCTTCCTGATATCGTCGCGATCACTTCTTGAAGTTCAAGCAATGGTAAGCTAGGGTCACGAAGGGAATTCATGAATTTCTCAAGAAGTTCTCGTACTCGAGGTACGTGGTACGGATCTGGTAAACAATATCCTCCGAGAGTGTTTTCTAAAGCTGTTCTGTATTCAGCATGAAGATGATTcaatttttcagaaattgctGGAGCTACAGTTTCCGGGAATTTACCAGTGTACTCCTGAGCTTTTGTTACCAGAGATGGATCGTCCAATTCTAATCGAGCAATCAACGTACCGGCCTCGAGAATGGCACCTGGTCTTTTAACATAAAAGACGCTACCAGCTTCGCTCGCTGTTATTGTCATTACCATTTTCATGACTTCAATTTCTGCGTATGCTTGTCCAGCGTCCACGTGACCACCATCGTCGACTAGATAGCTGATTAGTTTGCCAGCTGATGGTGACCTCAATAAAGAAGGATCGTTGTCCTTTTCGAAGATGCAGGTTTGGTTTCCAATGATGATCCTGTAACGATCGACTTCCTCCCTCATGTAAGTCGTGAAACTTGCACCATCCAAAGAAAGCAATAATCCTCCATCCGATAGTCGGTGTAGTTCTACTTCTTTATAGGAACCGTTCATAACAAGAAAATAACTATTAGGGCCTGACTTAGCAGtctgtattttatatttgtatccGTCGTTAATGAGTTCAACCtaaaaaaatttttgttaaatttataatattcgtaagcaagtatttatatacaaattgaCGATATAAAAATCAACTTACGTCGATAACATTATCTAAATCATTGCTGGCTTGTATTTGTCCTTTCTCCAATGCTGTTTGAAACCCAGAAAAAGCGGCAGTGATTGTTCTATCAGCGATATGAAGCGCACCGCACGTTATGGCTAATAATACATCTGGTTTGTCACTTCTAACGCGTTCAGCAATCAACAAATCAAGCCACGCAGTATCTATATTGTTCTGCTGGAAAGATTCAGTTTCTAATAGCGTAATCAAATATTCGACGGTGGTTCTGAAATCACCCCTAATGCTCAATTCTTTCAAAGCTATGACCAAATTTTCTCGAGCCTGGTTACGATCCTCTCCCCAAGAGAAACAATGTCCGAATTGTGAGTCTGCAAATTCATGGAGACCTCCGGAAGCTGCTACCGAGAAGTAACCCCAAACATTCTTCGAGGATCGGAAGTTCAGTTCTTGTACCGTACCAGAACTCGGTTTAAAACCTAATGgagatattaaaatttattacagCAGAATTCCTTAATGATCAAGCGCGATCAAATGTAATttcttttatgaaatataatttatacctTCATCAGGATTTTCACTAGTAATTCTCGCAGCTATCACGTGACCCCATGGTTGGGGTTTGTGTCTCGGTTGATCGAAGTCAATGACACTATCTCCCCATGGACTTTCACCATAAAGAAGACGAATATCTTTA harbors:
- the ACC gene encoding acetyl-CoA carboxylase isoform X5 — translated: MIRGLLDTFFGNIDREADDKENSEQDVNRSNDSSSTMSENPVSFVVGEPDNDRSEELEIEDSFPSESYDITTTQVQQNAMAGLIERRKRLRPSMSQGTVMIQTQSRLQEKDFTIATPEEFVHRFGGTKVINKVLIANNGIAAVKCMRSIRRWSYEMFKNERAVRFVVMVTPEDLKANAEYIKMADQYVPVPGGTNNNNYANVELIVDIAVRTQVQAVWAGWGHASENPKLPELLHKNNMCFIGPSERAMWALGDKIASSIVAQTADVPTLPWSGSELKAQYSGKKIKISSELFKKGCVSTVEECLAAANKIGFPIMVKASEGGGGKGIRKVENAEELPTLFRQVQTEIPGSPIFIMKLAKCARHLEVQLLADNYGNAISLFGRDCSIQRRHQKIIEEAPAVVAKPEVFEEMEKAAVRLAKMVGYVSAGTVEYLYDTSGRYYFLELNPRLQVEHPCTEMVSDVNLPAAQLQIAMGLPLHHIKDIRLLYGESPWGDSVIDFDQPRHKPQPWGHVIAARITSENPDEGFKPSSGTVQELNFRSSKNVWGYFSVAASGGLHEFADSQFGHCFSWGEDRNQARENLVIALKELSIRGDFRTTVEYLITLLETESFQQNNIDTAWLDLLIAERVRSDKPDVLLAITCGALHIADRTITAAFSGFQTALEKGQIQASNDLDNVIDVELINDGYKYKIQTAKSGPNSYFLVMNGSYKEVELHRLSDGGLLLSLDGASFTTYMREEVDRYRIIIGNQTCIFEKDNDPSLLRSPSAGKLISYLVDDGGHVDAGQAYAEIEVMKMVMTITASEAGSVFYVKRPGAILEAGTLIARLELDDPSLVTKAQEYTGKFPETVAPAISEKLNHLHAEYRTALENTLGGYCLPDPYHVPRVRELLEKFMNSLRDPSLPLLELQEVIATISGRIPISVEKKIRKLMSLYERNITSVLAQFPSQQIAAVIDGHAASLSKRSERDVFFLTTEAIVQLVQRYRNGIRGRMKTAVHELLRQYYTVESQFQQGHYDKCVSALIDEYKDDVATITAMIFSHNQVTKKNVLVTMLIDHLWANEPGLTDELSSTLTELTSLNRTEHSRVALRARQILIAAHQPAYELRHNQMESIFLSAVDMYGHDFHPENLEKLILSETSIFDILHDFFYHSNRTVCNAALEVYVRRSYISYELTCVQHLELSGEVPLVHFQFLLPNNHPNIQNQSSVNHRVGAMAAFQDMDQFTRYSDEVFDLLEDLSSITSTSAKVLAEAVDAAASESRHSTSINVSLSTAENTGTAEMGERSAEPVHILSIAVQEKENHDDVTMAKLFGDWCAANKEELISRDIRRITFTVLKKRQFPKFFTYRQRDGFVEDKIYRHLEPGCAFQLELNRMRTYDLEALPTSNQKMHLYLGRAKVAKGQQVTDYRFFIRSIIRHSDLITKEASFDYLHNEGERVLLEAMDELEVAFSHPLAKRTECNHIFLNFVPTVIMDPVRIEESVTSMVLRYGPRLWKLRVRQAEIKMTIRPAPGKPTSILRLCIANDSGYSIDLHLYMEATDPKTGIIRFESYPSSTANGTWRPGPMHGLPISTPYLTKDYLQAKRFQAQSSGTTYVYDLPDMFRQQTEKMWIKHIEERPQCNITIPNPVMDCVELVLEGDNLVEQKRLPGENNVGMVAWRLRLYTPEYPVSGRDIILIANDLTHLIGSFGPKEDLVFCRASERARQLGIPRIYFSANSGARIGLAEEVKALFRIAWEDEDEPEKGFRYIYLTPDDYARLAPLNSVKTSLIEDKGESRYKITDIIGKDDGLGVENLKYAGMIAGETSKAYDEIVTISIVSCRAIGIGAYLVRLGQRVIQIENSHIILTGYKALNTVLGREVYASNNQLGGIQIMHNNGVSHATNVRDLEGVATALRWLSYCPKFKGAPLPILSAPFPDPVDREIMYVPTKAAYDPRFMLEGRIQNGTNYWESGFFDRGSWQEIMRPWAQTVVTGRARLGGIPCGVIAVETRTVELHLPADPANLDSEAKTISQAGQVWFPDSAYKTAQAIKDFGKEELPLFIFANWRGFSGGMKDMYEQIIKFGAYIVDGLREYTKPIFVYIPPNGELRGGAWAVVDPTINPRYMEMFADNTSRGGVLEPGGIVEIKFRAKDIIKAMHRVDSVIQKLKENLANANSAEERTDIESQIRKREQLLEPMYRQVAVHFADLHDTPERMFEKNTIHDIIPWKKARRLLYWRLRRRLLEDEIKKEILSTQHTLDVRQVGAMLRRWFIEDKGATESYLWDQDEAATNWLENQRQDENSVVSRNITCVRQDAIVSRVKEALETCPEVRLNAILEIAHRLQPAERAELQRTLLQIETTTQEHHNDSSASS